GCCGGCGCCCAGCTTGCTGCCGCCCCAGTAGCGCACCACGGTGGCCAGCACGCCCTCCAGATCCTGGTGGCGCAGCACCTCCAGCATGGGGCGGCCGGCGGTGCCGCCGGGTTCGCCGTCGTCGTTGGCGGCCGACTGCCCGCCTGCCATCAGGGCCCAGCAGACGTGAACAGCACTGACGTGCTGTTCACGAAGTTCATTCACTCTGCGCAAGGCTTCAACGCGACCCGCACAGGGCTCCACACAGCCGATGAAGCGGCTTTTCTTGATCACGACTTCGCTGTGGACGGGGGCGGCAAGGCTGAAGGGCATGGTGGCGCGATTGTCCCCTGCGACAATCGCCCCATCATGCTGAAGTTCGAACTCCTCAAGACCGAGGGCCGCGCACGCCGTGGCACGCTCACCCTCAACCATGGCGTCGTGCAGACGCCCATCTTCATGCCCGTGGGTACCTACGGCACGGTGAAGGGGGTGATGCCGCGCTCGCTGGAGGAGATGGGTGCGCAGATCATCCTGGGCAATACCTTCCACCTCTGGATGCGGCCGGGCCTGGACATCATGAAGCAGTTCGGCGGCCTGCATCAGTTCGAGAGCTGGAACAAGCCCATCCTCACCGACAGCGGCGGCTTCCAGGTCTGGTCGCTCGGCGAGATGCGCAAGATCTCGGAAGAGGGCGTCAAGTTCGCCTCGCCGGTGAATGGCGACAAGCTCTTCCTCACGCCCGAGATCAGCATGCAGATCCAGACGGTGCTGAACTCCGACATCGTGATGCAGTTCGACGAGTGCACGCCCTACGAGACCAAGGGCCACATCACCACCGAGCTGGAAGCGCGCAAGTCGATGGAGATGAGCTTGCGCTGGGCCAAGCGCTGCCAGGACGAGTTCGCGCGCCTGCAGAACCCCAACGCCCTGTTCGGCATCGTGCAGGGCGGTATGTTCGAAAAGCTGCGCGATGAATCGCTGGCCGGCCTGGCCGCGCTGGACCTGCCGGGCTACGCCATCGGCGGCCTCAGCGTGGGCGAGCCCAAGGACGATATGCAGCGCGTGCTGGCCCATATCGGCCACCAGCTCCCCAGCCACAAGCCGCGCTACCTGATGGGCGTGGGCACGCCGGAGGACCTGGTGGAGGGCGTGGCCCAGGGCATCGACATGTTCGATTGCGTGATGCCCACGCGCAATGCGCGCAACGGCCACCTGTTCACCCGCTTCGGCGATCTGCGCCTGCGCAATGCGCGCTACAAGACCGATGCGCGCCCGGTGGACGAGACCTGCGGCTGCTATACCTGCAAGACCTTCAGCCGCGCCTATCTGCACCACCTGGACCGCTGCGGCGAGATGCTGGGCCCCATGCTCACCAGCATCCACAACCTGCACTACTACCTCAACCTGATGCAAGAGGTGCGCGAGGCGCTGGACGCGGGGACCTTCGAGGCCTTCCGCCTGCAGTTTGCGGCGGACCGCGCGCGCGGGCTCTAGGCGTGCCGGCCGTGCCCTTTGGCAGGGCATCCACTTAGGGCCATGATGGCCTCATGCTGAAGAAGCTCATGGCTCCCCTGCGCTGGCTGGCGCGGCTGCTGCTGGCGCTGATCATCCTGTTCGAGGAATGGGGTTGGACGCCCTTGCAGCGCGCCATGGCCTGGCTGGGCCGCCTGCCGCTGCTGCGCCAACTGGAGGCCGGCATCCGGCGCCTGCCGCCCTATGCGGCGCTGGCCCTGCTGCTGGCGCCGGCCCTGCTGCTCTTGCCCGTCAAGCTGCTGGCGCTGTGGCTGATCGCCCAGGGCCGCGCCCTGCTGGGCCTGGCCGTGATCCTGATCGCCAAGCTGGTGGGCACGGCCGTGCTGGCGCGGCTCTTCATGCTGAGCCAGCCGGCGCTGATGCGGCTGGGCTGGTTTGCGCGCCTGTATGCGCGCTGGACGGCCTGGAAGGAAGGCCTGCTGGCCTGGGTGCGCAGCAGCCTGCTGTGGCGCCAGGCGCGCGCGCTGCGCTGCTTGCTGCGGCGGCGCCTGCGCGCGTGGCGGCAGCTGTTCTCGCAACAAGCCTGAGCTGGGCCTGAGCTTGGCGCTCAGCTCGCCAGCAGCGCGCTGACCTCGTTGCGCAGGCGCTCCGGGCTGACCTCGGCCGCCGCCAGCGGCGCGCCCGCCACCAGCCCGACGCGGCTGAACAGGCCGCGGCGGAAGGGCTTGACCATGGCCTCGCCGCGCTCCACGCGCGAGAAGAAGGAGCCCCAGAGGTTCTGCAGCGCCAGCGGCACGACCGGCACATCCGGGAGGCCTTCGACGATCTTCATCACGCCGCCCTTGAAGGGCTGCAAGCTGCCGTCGCGGGTGATGCCGCCCTCGGGGAAGATGCCCAACAACTCGCCATCGGCCAGCACCGCGCGCGCCTGCGCGAAGGCGGCCTCGTAGGTGGCGGGATCGTCCTTCTGCGGCGCGATCGGGATGCACTTGGCCAGGCGGAACAGCCAGCCCAGCACCGGCGTGGCGAAGATGCGGTGGTCCATGATGAAGCGGATCGGGCGCGGGCTGGCGGCCATCAAGAGCACCGCATCGATGAAGCTGACATGGTTGCAGACCAGCAGGGCCGGGCCGCTAGTGGGGATGTGCTCGTCACCGCGCAGGCGGTAGCGGTACACCAGGCGCGAGAGCATGAAGGCGATGAAGCGCAGCAGGTACTCGGGCACCACCAGGAAGATGTAGGCCGCCACCACCGCATTGGCCAGGCCCACCGCCAGGAAGATCTCGGGGATGGAGAGCCCCGCGCCCAGCAGCGCGCCGGCCAGCACCGAGCTGGCGATCATGAACAGGGCGTTGAGGATGTTGTTGGCGGCAATGATGCGGGCACGGTGCGTGGGCTGCGCGCGCAGCTGGATCAGCGCATACATGGGCACGCTGTAGAGGCCGGCGAACAGCGCCAGCAGGCACAGGTCGGCGAGCACGCGCCAATGCGCGTGCTGGGCCAGGAACTCGGCCAGGCCGAGCTGCTGCGTCACCGGCGGCAGCGCATGCGCGGCGACATAGAGATCGATCGCGAACACGCTCATGCCGATCGCGCCCAGCGGCACCAGGCCGATCTCCACATGGCGCTTGGACAGCACCTCGCATAGCAGCGAGCCGACGCCGATGCCGATCGAGAACACCACCAACAGCAGCGAGGCCACCTGCTCGTTGCCATGCAGCACCTCCTTGGCAAAGGACGGGAAGTTGGCCAGGAAGACCGCGCCGAAGAACCACATCCAGGAGATGCCCAGCAGCGAGCGGAACACCGCCAGCTGCTCATGCGCCAGCTTGAGATTGCGCCAGGTCTCCGAGACCGGGTTCCAGTTGATCTGCAAGCCGGGGTCGGTGGCGGGGGTGAGTGGAATCGCCTGCGCCGTCAGCCGGCCCAGCAGGGCCACTCCCAGCGCGGCCATCGCCACATGGCTGGCGCCCACCTGCGGCGTGGCGATCAGCAGGCCGCCGGCCACATTGCCCAGCAGGATGGCCACGAAGGTGCCCATCTCCACCATGCCATTGCCGCCGGTGAGTTCGCGCTCGTTCAGCTGCTGCGGCAGGTAGGCGAATTTCACCGGCCCGAACAGGGTGGAATGCAGGCCCATCAGGAACACGCAGGCCA
This portion of the Paucibacter sediminis genome encodes:
- a CDS encoding IMPACT family protein, giving the protein MPFSLAAPVHSEVVIKKSRFIGCVEPCAGRVEALRRVNELREQHVSAVHVCWALMAGGQSAANDDGEPGGTAGRPMLEVLRHQDLEGVLATVVRYWGGSKLGAGGLVRAYTDAVAQALLKAEKVPLLRLAQLRCTVPYALEGLLRREIELAQAQLLEVQHGAQVEFHLALAEPAAAGFVARLNESGQGRVGWLRTEP
- the tgt gene encoding tRNA guanosine(34) transglycosylase Tgt, with amino-acid sequence MLKFELLKTEGRARRGTLTLNHGVVQTPIFMPVGTYGTVKGVMPRSLEEMGAQIILGNTFHLWMRPGLDIMKQFGGLHQFESWNKPILTDSGGFQVWSLGEMRKISEEGVKFASPVNGDKLFLTPEISMQIQTVLNSDIVMQFDECTPYETKGHITTELEARKSMEMSLRWAKRCQDEFARLQNPNALFGIVQGGMFEKLRDESLAGLAALDLPGYAIGGLSVGEPKDDMQRVLAHIGHQLPSHKPRYLMGVGTPEDLVEGVAQGIDMFDCVMPTRNARNGHLFTRFGDLRLRNARYKTDARPVDETCGCYTCKTFSRAYLHHLDRCGEMLGPMLTSIHNLHYYLNLMQEVREALDAGTFEAFRLQFAADRARGL
- a CDS encoding MFS transporter, with amino-acid sequence MSSPGHPNQFALLAQRRFAPFFWTQFLGAGNDNLFKFAFTVMVTYQLQVSWLPPAQAGLAIGALFILPFVLFSATSGQLADKLDKTLLMRWVKNLEIAIMALAGWGFMQAEVPVLLACVFLMGLHSTLFGPVKFAYLPQQLNERELTGGNGMVEMGTFVAILLGNVAGGLLIATPQVGASHVAMAALGVALLGRLTAQAIPLTPATDPGLQINWNPVSETWRNLKLAHEQLAVFRSLLGISWMWFFGAVFLANFPSFAKEVLHGNEQVASLLLVVFSIGIGVGSLLCEVLSKRHVEIGLVPLGAIGMSVFAIDLYVAAHALPPVTQQLGLAEFLAQHAHWRVLADLCLLALFAGLYSVPMYALIQLRAQPTHRARIIAANNILNALFMIASSVLAGALLGAGLSIPEIFLAVGLANAVVAAYIFLVVPEYLLRFIAFMLSRLVYRYRLRGDEHIPTSGPALLVCNHVSFIDAVLLMAASPRPIRFIMDHRIFATPVLGWLFRLAKCIPIAPQKDDPATYEAAFAQARAVLADGELLGIFPEGGITRDGSLQPFKGGVMKIVEGLPDVPVVPLALQNLWGSFFSRVERGEAMVKPFRRGLFSRVGLVAGAPLAAAEVSPERLRNEVSALLAS